Proteins encoded within one genomic window of uncultured Desulfobacter sp.:
- a CDS encoding isoamylase early set domain-containing protein: MFTKQYLKTKDVCRVRFKVQKKVIGTAEKVNLVGDFNDWDENGVTMKKLKSGDFSTVLDLDLDRSYQFRYLVDDTRWINDERADIYLPSPFHGEDNSVITI; encoded by the coding sequence ATGTTTACAAAACAATATCTTAAAACCAAAGATGTGTGCAGGGTCAGATTTAAAGTACAGAAAAAAGTGATCGGCACGGCAGAAAAAGTTAATCTGGTTGGTGATTTCAATGATTGGGATGAAAATGGCGTGACCATGAAAAAACTCAAAAGCGGGGATTTTTCTACGGTCCTTGACCTTGATTTGGATCGGTCTTACCAATTTCGTTATCTGGTGGATGATACTCGCTGGATCAATGATGAACGCGCGGACATTTATCTGCCGTCTCCTTTTCATGGAGAAGATAATTCGGTGATTACGATTTAA
- a CDS encoding Lrp/AsnC family transcriptional regulator: MTLVDGSLDELEIQIILALQEDARKSYKSIAKELGVAEGTVSNRVNRLIQQNILKLEARINPFAMTNKVAAILGINIKRSHHAKAVKEITALSNVNAVWVTTGKYDIFVEVLADSINELNIFIFEEGLSKIEGIEATETHIMLHSNSKFFKIAPS; this comes from the coding sequence ATGACATTGGTAGACGGCAGTCTGGATGAACTTGAAATTCAAATTATACTGGCACTTCAGGAAGATGCCCGCAAATCGTATAAGAGTATCGCAAAAGAGCTGGGTGTAGCTGAAGGCACGGTGAGCAACCGGGTCAACCGGCTGATCCAACAAAATATTCTCAAGCTTGAAGCCCGGATCAATCCATTTGCCATGACCAATAAAGTGGCGGCTATTTTGGGTATAAACATCAAGCGCAGCCACCATGCCAAGGCCGTTAAGGAAATCACGGCGCTGTCCAATGTCAACGCCGTCTGGGTCACCACGGGGAAATACGATATTTTTGTTGAGGTGCTGGCCGATTCAATAAATGAACTCAATATTTTTATCTTTGAAGAGGGGTTGAGCAAGATTGAAGGCATAGAGGCCACTGAAACCCATATCATGCTTCATTCGAATTCCAAATTTTTCAAAATCGCCCCCTCTTAA
- a CDS encoding glycogen/starch synthase — translation MPDRPRILIVTPEVTYLPEEMGSCAGYSAKAGGLADVSAALISALFDLNCDVHVAIPDYRSIYHDYSTEKHDREVEKIRQSLDEKRIHFAADRAFLYKEKVYSASYRTNLKVSLAFQREVINNIIPRVKPDIIHCNDWMTGLIPAMARQYGIPCLFSIHNIHTMTSTLAEIEDRGIDAASFWQWLYFKRPPQSYEESRDLNRVDFLCSGVFSAHYVNTVSPAFLKEIVENRHPFVEPALQTELTHKWEAGCAVGILNAPEPEFNPAVDEMIRFNYGPKNHREMKQKNKAVLQKTLGLEQSPDAPLFFWPSRLDPVQKGCQLLARIMYETISRYWETGIQIVSVADGEYYKHFKDIAEFHNLRHRIGVVRFNEQRSRQAFAGSDFVFMPSSFEPCGLPQIIGAIYGTLPIVFDTGGLHDTVRPLDPKYSTGNGFVFTIYDAQGLSWAVDQAMAFFALDPDEREVQIRRIMVESVMEFNHSRCAQSYIGLYEKMIKRPFIVWP, via the coding sequence ATGCCCGATAGACCAAGAATTCTTATTGTTACCCCGGAGGTGACTTATCTGCCAGAAGAAATGGGATCATGCGCTGGCTATTCCGCCAAGGCCGGCGGCCTGGCCGATGTTTCCGCCGCCCTGATCAGCGCTTTGTTTGATCTGAATTGTGATGTCCATGTCGCCATCCCTGATTATCGTTCCATCTATCATGATTATTCCACGGAAAAGCATGACCGGGAGGTGGAAAAAATCAGGCAAAGTCTGGATGAAAAGCGAATTCATTTTGCCGCTGACCGGGCGTTCCTTTATAAGGAAAAAGTATATTCCGCAAGTTATCGGACAAATTTAAAGGTGTCCCTGGCGTTTCAACGGGAGGTCATTAATAATATCATCCCCAGGGTAAAACCGGACATTATCCACTGTAATGACTGGATGACGGGCCTGATTCCGGCCATGGCAAGGCAGTATGGGATTCCCTGCCTGTTTTCCATCCACAATATCCATACAATGACCTCCACCCTGGCCGAGATAGAGGACCGGGGGATTGATGCCGCGTCCTTCTGGCAATGGCTCTATTTTAAACGACCGCCTCAAAGCTATGAGGAAAGCCGGGATCTTAACCGGGTGGATTTTCTTTGCTCAGGCGTGTTTTCAGCCCACTATGTTAACACGGTCAGTCCGGCGTTTTTAAAAGAGATTGTCGAAAACCGGCATCCTTTTGTGGAACCTGCACTCCAGACCGAACTTACCCACAAATGGGAGGCCGGCTGTGCTGTGGGTATTTTGAATGCGCCGGAACCCGAATTCAATCCGGCGGTGGATGAAATGATTCGCTTTAATTACGGGCCGAAAAATCATCGAGAAATGAAACAAAAAAACAAGGCCGTTCTCCAGAAAACCCTTGGCCTTGAACAAAGTCCCGATGCGCCTTTGTTTTTCTGGCCGTCCCGTCTGGACCCGGTCCAAAAAGGATGTCAGCTGCTGGCTCGAATCATGTACGAGACAATATCACGTTATTGGGAGACCGGAATCCAGATTGTCTCTGTGGCAGACGGAGAATATTATAAGCACTTTAAAGATATTGCTGAATTTCATAATTTAAGGCATCGGATAGGCGTTGTAAGGTTTAACGAACAACGCTCCCGCCAAGCATTTGCCGGGAGTGATTTTGTTTTCATGCCCTCTTCCTTTGAACCCTGTGGGCTTCCCCAGATCATCGGGGCCATTTACGGCACCCTGCCCATTGTATTTGACACCGGTGGCCTCCATGACACTGTACGTCCCCTTGATCCGAAATATTCAACCGGAAACGGTTTTGTTTTTACCATATACGATGCCCAGGGACTGAGCTGGGCAGTGGATCAAGCCATGGCTTTTTTTGCCCTTGATCCGGATGAAAGAGAAGTTCAGATCCGGCGGATCATGGTTGAGTCCGTCATGGAATTCAACCACAGCCGCTGTGCCCAAAGCTATATTGGTCTGTATGAGAAAATGATTAAAAGACCTTTTATCGTATGGCCTTGA
- a CDS encoding glycogen/starch/alpha-glucan phosphorylase, protein MSYFDFSNFELSFNNYIKYILGKQLEHASKNDQLNAVSYAVGKYLIDIGYDTQKRYQDNDAKRLHYLSLEFLIGRLLNNNLLNLGIYNRCKKFLEKKGIDLEYLVEKERDPALGNGGLGRLAACFLDSLACMNMPGFGYGINYDYGLFKQLIVNGYQKEKPDYWPNRRSPWLIRRTEERYMVPIYGRVEGSVDRDGEYNPVWSNWALLIGRPHDILVAGFEGRTVNYLRLFTAEASEDFDIDIFNDGDYFKAVGRKIKSETISKILYPSDSKESGKELRLVQEYFLVACSLRDIFRKYEMNHDSFDDFHNKVAIQLNDTHPALAVVELMRILVDEKGMQWETAWDITKKTLGYTNHTLLPEALETWPLSILERVVPRHMQLIYEINQRFLEYLTVSDHDVTTESIAKMSIIQEGTVKQVRMANLAIIGSHSVNGVAKVHSDLVKTNLVPEFYKLWPERFNNKTNGVSPRRWIAACNPRLAAFITEAIGRRWVGDLSRIWELETFENDPGFLDRLDEIKLANKEALAALIQQKLFLTVDPHSIFDIHAKRIHEYKRQLLNVIHIIHLYLSIKEDGKDIGHPRTFIFAGKAAPGYHFAKLIIKLIHSVANVVNKDPDIHNMIKVVFLPDYRVALAEKIIPAADVSEQISTAGMEASGTGNMKFAMNGALTIGTLDGANIEIAEQVGDENIYIFGLTVNEVEALRPNYEPKTFCDDNPDLRRVLKAIYSSRFCPDEPGIFKPIYSQLMGNGEYYLHLADFKAYVTTQLKIGNDYKDRAKWLSMSLKNIARTGFFSSDRAIQEYADDIWGIKSFEG, encoded by the coding sequence ATGTCCTATTTTGATTTTTCAAATTTTGAGCTCTCCTTCAATAACTATATTAAGTATATTCTGGGTAAACAACTTGAGCACGCCTCGAAAAATGATCAGTTGAATGCCGTTTCCTACGCTGTTGGCAAATACCTTATCGATATTGGTTATGATACACAAAAGCGTTACCAGGACAATGACGCCAAACGTTTGCATTACCTGTCACTTGAATTTCTCATCGGACGGCTTTTAAATAATAATTTATTGAACCTGGGTATTTATAACCGCTGTAAAAAATTTCTTGAAAAAAAGGGTATTGATCTTGAGTACCTGGTGGAAAAAGAACGGGACCCTGCACTGGGTAACGGGGGGCTCGGACGTTTAGCCGCATGTTTTCTTGACTCTTTGGCCTGCATGAATATGCCGGGATTCGGGTACGGGATCAACTATGATTATGGTCTGTTTAAGCAGTTGATCGTGAACGGATACCAAAAAGAAAAGCCTGATTACTGGCCCAACCGAAGATCGCCATGGCTGATTCGCAGAACCGAAGAGCGGTATATGGTTCCCATTTACGGCCGGGTGGAGGGCAGTGTGGACAGGGACGGGGAGTATAACCCTGTATGGTCCAACTGGGCGCTGCTCATCGGGCGTCCCCATGATATTCTGGTTGCAGGTTTTGAAGGACGCACCGTAAATTATTTGCGGCTGTTCACGGCTGAGGCATCCGAGGATTTTGACATTGATATTTTTAATGATGGGGACTATTTCAAAGCCGTAGGCCGGAAAATCAAATCAGAGACAATTTCTAAAATTCTTTATCCGTCGGATTCCAAAGAGTCGGGAAAAGAACTTCGGCTGGTTCAGGAGTATTTCCTTGTGGCGTGTTCCTTAAGGGATATTTTCCGAAAGTATGAAATGAATCATGACTCCTTTGACGATTTTCATAATAAAGTGGCCATTCAGCTCAACGATACCCACCCGGCCCTGGCAGTGGTCGAGTTGATGCGCATCCTGGTGGATGAAAAAGGCATGCAGTGGGAAACTGCTTGGGACATCACTAAAAAAACCCTTGGGTATACCAATCACACCCTGTTGCCCGAAGCCCTGGAAACCTGGCCGCTGAGTATACTTGAGCGGGTGGTGCCCCGACATATGCAGTTGATTTACGAAATAAACCAGCGGTTTCTGGAATATTTGACCGTTAGTGATCATGATGTCACCACTGAAAGCATTGCAAAGATGTCCATTATTCAGGAAGGGACTGTCAAACAGGTCCGCATGGCCAATCTTGCCATTATCGGCAGCCATTCGGTAAACGGGGTGGCAAAAGTACACTCCGATTTGGTAAAAACGAATCTTGTCCCTGAGTTTTACAAGCTGTGGCCTGAACGATTCAACAATAAGACCAACGGTGTGTCCCCCAGACGTTGGATCGCTGCCTGCAATCCCCGCCTTGCAGCGTTTATAACCGAAGCCATCGGTCGGCGATGGGTGGGTGATTTGTCCCGGATTTGGGAACTTGAAACCTTTGAAAACGATCCTGGATTCCTGGATCGGCTGGATGAGATCAAATTGGCCAACAAAGAGGCTTTGGCCGCGTTAATTCAACAGAAATTATTTTTGACCGTGGATCCCCATTCCATTTTTGACATCCACGCCAAGCGAATTCATGAATACAAGCGTCAGTTGCTCAATGTGATTCATATTATTCACCTGTATCTGTCTATCAAGGAGGATGGCAAGGATATCGGACATCCACGTACCTTTATTTTTGCCGGCAAGGCCGCTCCGGGATATCACTTTGCCAAATTGATCATCAAATTGATCCATTCGGTTGCCAATGTGGTCAATAAGGATCCGGATATCCATAATATGATCAAGGTGGTGTTTTTGCCCGATTACCGGGTGGCTCTGGCAGAAAAGATTATTCCGGCTGCAGACGTCAGCGAGCAGATTTCCACCGCTGGGATGGAAGCATCGGGTACCGGAAATATGAAGTTTGCAATGAACGGTGCATTGACCATCGGTACTTTGGATGGAGCCAATATAGAGATTGCGGAACAGGTGGGAGATGAAAATATTTATATTTTCGGCCTCACGGTGAACGAAGTGGAGGCGCTTCGTCCCAATTATGAGCCCAAAACATTTTGCGATGATAATCCGGACTTGAGACGGGTGCTCAAGGCAATTTATTCCAGTCGGTTCTGTCCCGACGAGCCTGGTATTTTCAAACCTATTTATAGCCAGCTCATGGGCAATGGGGAGTATTATCTTCACCTGGCCGATTTCAAGGCTTATGTGACAACCCAGTTGAAAATAGGGAACGACTATAAGGACCGTGCCAAATGGCTTTCCATGTCGCTGAAAAATATTGCCCGCACCGGTTTTTTTTCCAGTGACCGCGCCATTCAGGAATATGCGGACGATATCTGGGGAATTAAGTCTTTTGAAGGGTAG